The DNA segment TATATGAGGTAACTGACTTTATAATACGATTTGCATTTGATTACATTGTAATCATTGCTGATAACAAAAGGCAAAAGGTTGAAAAGAATGGATCAGAAATACACAAATGATGTACAAGCTGAAAGCGAAGTTTTATGCTGTTAATCTTAGTTCTGCTCCTCAGCTGTCTCCTCTTTGCAGGACTGCAGCTAAGACCCTCAGAACTTCACACCATTTGACTTCAGGTTCGTGAACTTCCTTAAGTAGCTTACATTATAGCACCACCTTGTGTCAAGGGCTATGAAGAAAACCACTGAACTATCTAAGTTACCTTCGTTGTCCAAAGCTTTACTGTCCAGTCAAAAGAAGAGGTGACAAAAAGATGTGAGAAGTCTACAGGTCCAACTGCTGCATGGCAGTTGATACCTGTGATTGGTCCCTGGTGTCCTTCAAACATCTCACTGATTCCAGCTTTGCTGTTTCAGAATATACAACCAAGGTTAATTGATTTGGAAACCAAACATCTGCAGACAGAGATAGCActgaaatgcaatttaaataCAGCCACAAGAAGATTTTGCTGCCTTATACAGATGTTATTCCACTGCAAAAGGCTTCACCACAGCAGGATCACAGAAGACCAGGCTTAAAAACAGACCTTCAGTTCAACATGTATTTTCTACTAATTGTAAGTGCCAAAATATATTGTAGGGACAGGAGATTCATTCAGGTATCAGTCCACACATTTAACTACATTGTCCTTCAAGCAATTGCTACAACTTCAATTCATACAAAGAACAAAATCCAGTCTCAGGAATAAGCATGAAACTCCCATTAAATTAAGGGAAGTTGCATATATTTTAAGGGCAGGAGGTTCAGAAATAAACCAGTAAGAATATATCCCTAATAGCCTCCTATCAGGGGTGATGAAAAAGGAGGGAAACAGATGGGAAGGATGTTACACAAAAGTGATACAATTTTGGGTATTTTGGAACCAAAAAAGCTGTGCAGCAAGGTGATGTGTATTTGAGATGAAACCTGGACACTCAATTGTATTTAAGAAAGCAATTGGTAAGATACAGTCAGACAATTTCAAAATAGGTTGAACAGCAGGAGAACAGCTAGCCAATTTAAGATTTGTGTGTGATGTTACTGTACAGTTATCTACAAAACTGATACGAAGTTTGGAATGTTCTGCTACAAttcaaattaataaaaccaCGGTGACTATGCTGTCTGTCCTCATCAACACAACTCATAATATCAATTCACTATTCcaaccatttctttttttcagttaaacTCTTACTCTGGAGAAAGTGCACTGGAATTCGGACAGAGCTACTCTGAACTCCTTCAGTGCAAAGAAGAAAGtatgaactttaaaaaattttgaGTGTAAAGCATGCAGGAACTCATCCTTTCactgttttaatttcctttgaagAATTAAAGTTTGTATTCACCTGCCATGACGGCATGCAGTGTACACTGAGCCTTCTTCACTGCCAACAACAAAGTTGTTGACATCTCCAACAGGGAAAGACATGCAGGTAACAGCCACAGCCTTGGACTGTTTGTGAACCAGCTCCATGCTATCCTGTAGTGAAAATATCAGCAACttacttcataaaaaaaaaaaataacacctaCAAAACCTTTTTGATTTCACAAAagaagtgtttttttaattttacttggAAAGATTGGACAGGAATAAGAAAGTTTTCTTACTACATTTGTATCCATCACTAACACAAATACATCAAAACTATAcaaaagaaacaagagaaaatattttgattccaCTGGTGGGGAAATACTTTATCAAATATCAAGCTACCTTAATTCTATGTGTTGGGAAAGTGTTGATTAATGTTTATTAGATCAgctgaatttttaataaaatactaatCTAGAATAgatactatatatatatttatcaaaCGTTATCATACCTGTGGTTGGGAAAGCATATCCAGACTCCAAGAGCATATTTTCCCATCAGTTGAGATACTAATCAAATTATGAGCATTCTGGGTCCCAACAACATTTACACAGTACACTGGGTgctaaaaaccaaaatattatcAGAAAAGAATTTAGAAGTAATAACCAGTTCTGACATAATTAATGTACAGTAAAATATACAACTTCACCATTTGACAAAGCTCCAAAGATTGATCCCAATCCAAAGTACAGATGAGACTCCCCTATAAAACTgatacttgttttttttctgacactTTGATTTTTATGAATAACTTGATCCCTAACTATCAAAATATGGACACAAACATTTAAGCATTGCCAGTCAAATGCACTGGACAGAATTCCCTAGACATTACACACATCTCAGCAGGGCACAGTCCTGGAAGATATTTCAGCTCCTACCGTGTGCGCAGCAGCTGAAAGTGGTGTTCTCTGCACTGGGGTTCTCTTATTGCTGCGATTATCCCACAGCACTATCTGGCCCGAGTACGTGCCACCAACCACCAGGTTGGGATGAAATTTTGCAAATGTAGCTGACATCACTGCagactgaaaggaagaaaaacagcaaaatacacAAACTGTCATTTGGTGACACTATGTCTAAAGGAAATGAGGCCAAATATCAACAACTTCTTTGCCTAAATTTATTCAGCACATTATTTCACTTCCCAATTACTTAAGGATTCACCCCAACTTTTGTAACCCCTCAACAGACTTTTTGTTTCAATTCATAATTATGAAATgaagttttcctcttttctttcacGTGCATACGTCTGTATTCCTCCTAGCACAGTTTATTAGCAAAGGAAGGCCCAGTAACACAGAAGATTTTAATACTGTTTTGCCACATTCTGTAGTCATTACCTCTTAGAGAATgtagaaatacattttgataTAATAGAGTTACTTTTGCAATCTGGGGTTTGACAGTAATGTGACAACGTGAGGTTAAATTTTGATTCAACTGTGTAATTTTCCAAAATGATGGGAAAAATGTGGATATCTTTGGCTTGGCATAATAGAAGAGATTTGCATGTTTTTTATCTTTCAGAAAACTACTAGAAAACCTCCATCTGCCTTTTTCTTCATGCATATGTTTCTAGTTTTCATCTGcattccttttcttcaggctgtcTTCACTTTATTCAGTAAACAAAGCTGTAGTATACAGTCCCACTCAAGCCCCTTACATAAAAACCTTTGTGGTTCAGCCATTACACAAGAAagttttcctggttttttgaattaaaaaaaaaagagttctcaAACAAGACTGAATTCTGAATGATATCAGAAATTCTGAAACAGAATAATATTTCTCAGCTTAAGTCTCTAGCTATCAACACCTGTTGGCAAATATATGTGATTAAAACAAATGCCAGCCCAATGAAATTATTATACTGACAAACATAAAGAAGGTACTTGTCCAAATTCATCAGCATAAAATCCCTCCCAAGACAGAATCATACCTGGCAGTGAAAGACATACTCTGGGGTAGTTTTCTTGTACTTCATATTCCATACAAGGGCCACCCCATCGGGCTCGTGAGGCGCATCCTCATTGTTGTTGTAAGAGGCTACAAGTAATTCTGGATACTGCATGGTAAGTGAAAAAGACTCAAAGTAAGCAAGATGACTGGCTAATGGTCCAGATAATACTAgaattcttgttttcttttcccaaaataGGGTTAAAAAACCACCTTGCATGATAAAGGCAGGAAAAATTGTCAGTTAAAACTGCAGTTGTTGCTAATTTAGCTCCTAAACCAGCATTAACGTGCACATTAGTCTTGTTCTCTCATCATAACTTTCTTTTAACTCTAAAACACATTACTTTTAAGGGAGCTTGCTTTTTAGTGAAGCTGAGTTACCTCTACAAAGCAGCCCataaaccaaaaccaacttTCTTCACAAGACAAATCTTTTGCTACAGCTCTGTCTACTTCATGCAAACCATGGAGCATGTAAGGAACACGCTTAGAAATAAAGCCTGTATCAACTGTGCTTTTATGGGAATCAAATGCACAGAACTACAACAATTTACAAACTCAACTGTTTATTTTAAGCATTATTTTTTACCTGAGATGACCAGTCCAGACAACTGACAACACGATGCTTTGACCAACGTTCATCAAAAAACTGCCTATTTAAGGACAGTTTTGCTCCTGCTTGAATCTCTCTATAAAGACAATTAGGAGATATTAACCTTAGATCACTTTTCCAATTAAAAGTATTGGAAATTCACAGCAAAGTATTTAACATTCACATTACCCTTCTTTGTCCTCTAAGTCTCTTCCACTGTAGTCAAAGAAAATGTTGATTTGTTCAGAAAGGGCTCTTTCAACAATCCTTGTGGAGTGGtcaaaaaaacttaaaaattctTCAGAATGCAAAATCTgttgcttttcctcctctgtgaGTTCATGAGgggcagctgaaaaaaatgtatacAGACATTTTCTAGACTGCATGCTTTCACCAATTCTtttcaacaaagaaaaacagtatttataatgattttaaataatttttgcattttatgttttgttGGCTAACCAGCATTTaacaattaaattaattttaaattaatggaacaaaaagattaaaaatgtattgttgGCTTTCTTTACAGCACACATTTAGAATGTCTTGAGGTGAGCTGtaccttcttcctcttcctctttttttaatgttttttcttcctcaggttCAACTAATGGTTTTGGTGCAACCacatcatcttcctcctcctcatctaAAGAGAAACATTATGGTGAGACCatcagtgtttttaaaagggAACAGTAACATTCTATATGAATCTCAAATAAGCTGATGCAAAATGATATCATGTAGCTTAAAATGCTTGCATTTGTAAAATGCAGTCCCAAGGATAACATTATCACAAACCAAAATATCATATCATTGGAACACTGTCTCCACCTGGGTATCAGCTGCACAGAGCTATGGAGTTGCATAAACTGAAATAAGACACACAGGAGATTGTAAAGAATCCAAAGTGGAAATCTGTCTCACAGGCATTTATGATTCTACACAGAACCATGCGGTGGATGCACGTTCTGTGTAACACACTGACACATTAATGCTgtggaataaagaaaaatcaaatgtcTAAAATAGTCTACAGAGCAGCTGCTTACTTATGATCTGAAAGCATCAGTCTAATGGCTCTGCACATGGCACGAAGATGGCTTACATTAGCTTTCAGGTTGCTATTCTGAGAGGCAAATTTTGCTAAAGATAATAGCAGAGAGATTAcattttttctgtcattctaGATGCAAGTCTCATTCTCTGTATCATGTTTGGCAATGAGAACTTTACAGGAAAACCTGTTTTCCCTAATTGCAATGAATAACAAAATCTTAATGTTCAGGAATACTGACAAGGCTTACAGCACTTTCTGCATTTCTACATTTTAGTCTATAAATACTGTAAACcagaaaatacctttaaatTACTTAGAATTGTGGGATATGCTGGCTTTTCTTCACCCACTTTCTACAACAGGCTTCTGAAAAGACTTGTTTTTATTGGTTAAACAGCTATGTCATCTGCTTATaagggaatggcagcaggagACTGCTGCACGCCTCATCACAAGTAATGAGACAGTATTCAACAGGGACTAGGCTTGTTTGTTGCAGCCATCTCCCTGACCCACGTTCAAAGTTATCTAacacaaaaagtaaaaaaaaaaaagaacccaaaatccacatgcatgcacacaaaaagagtaaaaaaggGGGTGGTCAAGGGATGGGAACCAGCTGCCAAGCCATGGTCCCAGCAGCCAGGCCAGCTGACTAGATAGCAACAACCAGATGGTACTGCAAGGATTGTCTCTCTGCTATGAGGTGGCAATGGGATGGCACAACATTTTTCTGCCTGACTGCCTCCAATCATGTCTTTCCCCAATGGCAAGCCTGTGCAATTACCAGCACTCCAGGAGGTCTACAGACAAGCCTTTACCCTGCAAACAAAATACAGCTTGTAGGCCATACCAGCTGCCAAACCACACACATAGTGATAGGTTTAAAGAGGGCTGAAAATCTTTCTAACTCCATAGTATAGGCAATAAAAATATAACTGTacctgcaggaaagaaagctttAAATGACACTGTATAATGCACACAATAATACAAACTCCAACTTAATCAAAATGATAATGACGTATGCCAATCCTACATTACTTGAAATTGAGCGATTTTTATGTTCTGACAAGTTTACAGAACTAGGATAAATGGCATGAATGATTTCAATATATGCTCATACTTTTGAACCAAATGGTGAAGGTTAAAATCTTTCCTTTCAAGGGCCTCAATCAGCCACAAAGGAAAACAGTAATCACTGTCTTTTCAGCCAGCCCAACCGCATTTGTCAGCCCTTTCTCCGTCAATGCAGCCAGAGCAATCAACCTGCCAAACATTCAGAATGGAAAAACAATCTGAAAATACAGGGTATAATGCACCTGCCAGTGAAAATGGCCATTTCAAGAAAAGCTAGTGATCTCAGTGACCCTGCTGAGGAGGCGGTGGTGCAAAGGGGAAAGTACCCGTAAAAGAATTCTTAGTGATCTCCACTCTCTTGCACATTGACACTTCCTTACAAAGCATGCCAATTACAGCTTTTGtgctacttaaaaaaaaatgaaagcttttttgGGCAAAATAATCAcgcaaagaaacagaaagacactgctgctcctttctcgATGGATTCGCATGCACAGCGGACTCGTAACCTGAAAACTGTACAACTTGTGGCCATTTTAAAGAAGGGAATTCTTAATGTCAAATAACTACAGGTGTGAAtaatgattaattaaaaaatgtaatgtgAGATAACACACATGACTTTGAGAACAACACATACAGGATCACATACTCAAATTACGCCACTTGGCTAAAAATCCCCCTCTTTATTGCCTTGCCAATCAATCTTACAGAATTAAATGATGCCTTCAAATTTAGAAATTTGGTTTTGGGTCACCCTGGATACATTATTCTAGCTTTGAAAGTCCCAAATTAGAAATTTCAGCCCAAGCCCCCATTAGTCATACTACACTGATTCTAAGTACCATTTTCAGTGACAGGAGTCAAATTCTTGTCAAATGTAGATGGTCAACCCCTTAGTGCTATATGACCTTCTAATCTACATATTTTATTCAGAAGATCATATAGTTGATTGCTCCTGCCTTTTAATGTTTGAAACATAAATGGCATATATTATACAGAGCTCTAAATTCCTTCATAGTACTTCCACTGCATATAGCCAGCTGATATTACTGCATTTAAATGCAGGATACAGCACTTATTTTAATATTCTCAAAGTATCAGACTTGAAATTGAACATGTCATCTCATTGATTTATGTGCAACTGCATAAATCTAAAACCTTCCCTCTAAAGAAGAATCACATGCAAACTTTCTTATTAAGGgatctggaggaaaaaaaacccaaaattaaaaaaaaaaaatccccatataTACAAGTTGACCTCATTATCCAAAACTTAGGATGCTTTCTATTCCAAACCCAGGAAGCTTTCTCACAGTTCACAAAAAAGGTACCATTAAGCTGCTGGACTGAAAAATGAGgtaagaaatgtttattttgattACTTTACCTATCTCTCCTGCATCTCAAATTTATTTAATAGCAGGCCAGATGCCAGAATTCATGAGGAATTAGCATAACAATAATACAGCACCCACCAAATGCTGAAACATTGGACATACTATTTCTGAAAAAGTTCCAGTCTAGTACAAGAACCCACAATACCATCATGCACTGCATTTATCTCAAGTCAGCTACCTAAATTTGAAACCTTAAGGGTTTCAACCCCCTAACTGCATCCACCTTATTCATTATTGACTGTATTTACTAGCATTTTGAGCCACTTCGATTGCCAGTGTACCAAATAcaatttcagattaaaaaaaaggctgcaAAGACTTGGAAAAGTCACAGGGCCAGGAAGACAGGAAATGGGACTCTATGTCACATCAACATGTCGATGAATATTCATTATAACATGCTAAGGGATTAGCTCCATGTTGTTTCTGACAGGCAATCAGGGGATCTAAGGTTACAAACTCAGCAGTAAAGTAGCTGCTATTTTTATGCAATCTTTAATAGCAACAAATGTCTCGCCAGTGAATGCTAAAAAGGGATTTAATGAACCACTGAATTTTTACTTTGAGTTAACATCAAAATTGTGATGTATTTTggcaagagagaaagaaaagcagtgctgTAAATTAGGCTGCACCTAGCAATAACACTGTAGAGTGTAGTTCCAGTTGTCTGAGTAATCTGTTGCTGCAGAGTAGGTTAATCAAAGTTAAATCATCTGTGAAATGGGTGGCTTTTGTTAAGCTGAATGACTTCACATCAAGTTCTCCTGTGTATTTCTGTACATTTAACGCATGTACTAGATAatatagaattacagaatattctgagttggaagggatccacaggCATCATACATGAATATACAATGgtctgttattttttaaaaaatatgaaaatgcatAAATCCTGCATTCGTTGAAGCAGCATCCAAGAAGAAAATCCTACAcaccatatttttttattactctacttaatattttaattctgtgtcCTGGAGATGTTAGCAGACCATTATTCCTCAAAGAGTGGAGTTAATGCAATAATACTGTCTGCAGTCAGCTGTGACTGCATACACACAGTATTGTACAGCAGCACTAAGCAGCAAGCACCCAGTCAGTCCTGGAAAGCCTTAATTCTGACAGCTGAGAAAAGTCACATTCCCCAATACATCCATCTTTCTTTGGATTAACTGATTTCTAGGAGAGATCccaattttattgttttataatAACTAAGAAACAGTTTTCCTAAGGcagtttttcaaatatttcGAGGTCATAATAAATCAACATATTAGTACTGCAACAAAATAATGGAAGTTGTGAGAACTGTTAGAACACTAAATGCCTTCATCTCCTAAAGGAAGATGCCATAGTTTCAAAACTAATTTAACTATTACAGTAATCAAAAAACAGGCATTCCCAAATGCCAAATTTTATCTGAGGACATGAAGTCTCTCCTATTTAACTCGCTGGGTATGTGCTGCCACAAATATTTCCGTAACaactagaaattattttactctCAAACTAGTTTACTTCTACTTCCTATCTGTTCCATCAGGCAGACTGGTTGTAGTGTGAATGTTGCCTAATTCAGCTTACAGTGTAACTACATAACCACTGTAGCACACAGAACTGGAACAGAGAGAACTATTTAGTGTGGTGTTTTGCTGTGgctttgttggttttatttcatgTGCTGTCCTCCCCTACCCAATCAAGTGTTAGCACAAGTGGACCTAAACAAGCAGAATGACTGCAGAGTATATCTAATAAAACTGCTTCTATTTTCCTTATTCAAAAACACAGGTGCTccatcagcattttaaaatctcaaaGCGCATTATGAAGGGTCCAGTTCACTTCACTTTTAAAGAAGCTGTGAACACTGAGCTAACCTAGCTGAGATGCTACTGGATAAGGGACCTACTGCAGGTGTAAGTTCAGTTGCAAGCTCCACTTTCAAGTGTACTTCACAAGGTTATTTCTGTTTACAGTATATGCACTCAGGTAAGCACAACTCAGAATGTGAGAAGAAATAAGAATcaatattttacagaatttaAATCTAATTGCACTCTGTAAATTCATCATATTGCTTTTGTTAATTGTTTGAAATAgttaaaaattctcttttacCAAGAAAAATCTCTTACCTAGTGACTCTCCTTTTTCGTAAGCAGCatgatttattcttttttttttaaacctacgTTCTATTTCAGGTATCATTGTAAAATGGGAACATAGCTTTGTTATTAATGTATTCAGGTGGTCTTAAGATAAACCTTTAAAAAGATCTTCAACACTAAAATGATGAAAAGACacctgtgaattctgtgaagcacatgaaataaatatattaaaaaaaattatgatgcCCCTCAAGAAATCAGTATTTGTAAGGTGGAATGGACCAGGAGACAATATACACATTGAGACTGCCTTCTGGTAAATGCAGAAATAGAGATAACCACTGTTCCACTCCACTACAGCAAACCTCAGCTACAGCCTATCTTCTGTGAAACTCAGATCATACAATCCCAAGCAATTTCCACTATCAGCAGGCAGCAGAAGTAGAACTCTTCAAGTGC comes from the Cinclus cinclus chromosome 9, bCinCin1.1, whole genome shotgun sequence genome and includes:
- the DYNC1I2 gene encoding cytoplasmic dynein 1 intermediate chain 2 isoform X2, whose product is MSDKSELKAELERKKQRLAQIREEKKRKEEERKKKETDQKKEVLPVQEESDLEKKRREAEALLQSMGLTPESPVVPPPTSPSSKSVSTPSEAGSQDSGDGAVGSRRGPVKLGMAKITQVDFPPREIVTYTKETQTPVMTQPKEDEEEEDDVVAPKPLVEPEEEKTLKKEEEEEAAPHELTEEEKQQILHSEEFLSFFDHSTRIVERALSEQINIFFDYSGRDLEDKEGEIQAGAKLSLNRQFFDERWSKHRVVSCLDWSSQYPELLVASYNNNEDAPHEPDGVALVWNMKYKKTTPEYVFHCQSAVMSATFAKFHPNLVVGGTYSGQIVLWDNRSNKRTPVQRTPLSAAAHTHPVYCVNVVGTQNAHNLISISTDGKICSWSLDMLSQPQDSMELVHKQSKAVAVTCMSFPVGDVNNFVVGSEEGSVYTACRHGSKAGISEMFEGHQGPITGINCHAAVGPVDFSHLFVTSSFDWTVKLWTTKNNKPLYSFEDNSDYVYDVMWSPTHPALFACVDGMGRLDLWNLNNDTEVPTASITVEGNPALNRVRWTHSGREIAVGDSEGQIVIYDVGEQIAVPRGDEWTRFGRTLAEINANRADAEEEAATRIPA
- the DYNC1I2 gene encoding cytoplasmic dynein 1 intermediate chain 2 isoform X1; protein product: MSDKSELKAELERKKQRLAQIREEKKRKEEERKKKETDQKKEVLPVQEESDLEKKRREAEALLQSMGLTPESPVVPPPTSPSSKSVSTPSEAGSQDSGDGAVGSRTLHWDTDPSVLQLHSDSDLGRGPVKLGMAKITQVDFPPREIVTYTKETQTPVMTQPKEDEEEEDDVVAPKPLVEPEEEKTLKKEEEEEAAPHELTEEEKQQILHSEEFLSFFDHSTRIVERALSEQINIFFDYSGRDLEDKEGEIQAGAKLSLNRQFFDERWSKHRVVSCLDWSSQYPELLVASYNNNEDAPHEPDGVALVWNMKYKKTTPEYVFHCQSAVMSATFAKFHPNLVVGGTYSGQIVLWDNRSNKRTPVQRTPLSAAAHTHPVYCVNVVGTQNAHNLISISTDGKICSWSLDMLSQPQDSMELVHKQSKAVAVTCMSFPVGDVNNFVVGSEEGSVYTACRHGSKAGISEMFEGHQGPITGINCHAAVGPVDFSHLFVTSSFDWTVKLWTTKNNKPLYSFEDNSDYVYDVMWSPTHPALFACVDGMGRLDLWNLNNDTEVPTASITVEGNPALNRVRWTHSGREIAVGDSEGQIVIYDVGEQIAVPRGDEWTRFGRTLAEINANRADAEEEAATRIPA